A genomic region of Miscanthus floridulus cultivar M001 chromosome 3, ASM1932011v1, whole genome shotgun sequence contains the following coding sequences:
- the LOC136542834 gene encoding uncharacterized protein: MLAARNPPPPPHDIAARLHHLRDLRRVPLPNRVARIADLHTDEASPVRKLVAEVIGELGSKHMVYLPDMIPCLLHLLNDETPAVVRQAVKTGTSLFSKVLQKLVIEGLFSTGGIDDALKSSWEWLLKFKSVVSHMAFQAIGNEGVRLLAVKFVEKTVLMYTPDPNVPSDPPTETTEDMGFNVAWLRAGGHPLLNVGDLAMEASQSLGLLLEQLKSPKVKSLSTSMIIVFITSLSAIAQRRPSFYGRILPVLLSLDPASSIIKLRVPGAFHALKSAFSACLKCTHSSAEPWRARLLEAQNIINQGDSIEDAANAAKNFGDTSNREESWPLMERSTDGSNKRSLAEDMNHMTEDDLHSTKRARQSSDANEHSEEANKRNVESTSVDISSSQPSSIRTGNSEAVYQLIGMFAALAAQGDRAAGSLQILSSSIASDLLAEVVMVNMQHLPISRPEVDQQQLPSTSSGDGLPFSSFFFLLGTLLKRANQIDQDEVSPVKESAVVSSVADDIMTVPTSSPVPSSVNLPIEENTNSPTVPLCIETTEAKVSSAGGNSSIDIPESSEASHVSTEPQGTQEHASTFVGSFPADNSSAGFSLAQSSETRSPSSSTVEANHSQLSSLSSQYVLPKLVVNNIDLSDEAKDLLQKEAFVRILESDKQEASGGSIARLPLLAHLGVEFPLELDPWEILQKHVLSDYANNEGHELTICILNRLYREAEQDQDFLSSRTATSVYESFLLNIAENLRDMFPASDKSLGKLLCEIPYLPEGVLKLLEGLCSPGSNEKQDKDIQSGDRVTQGLSAVWNLIMLRPSNRDRCLEIALQSSTHHLEEVRMKAIRLVANKLFPMASISKKIEDYANEKLNSVLEVIPSGDSATTEMATPEADKDVGLENLTASVADTQTLMSLYFALCTKKHSLLRHVFAIYGNLPQAAKQAVHRQVPILIRTIGSSSDLLGIISDPPADCRDLLMQVLQTLTDAAVPSKDLISSIKILYSKTKDVEVLFAILAHLPKDEVLPVFPSIVNLPIDKFQSAISRILQGSPRNGPSLDPSEILIAIHVIDPDKEGIPLKKVMDACSSCFEQRTIFTQQVLAKALNQLVEQIPLPLLFMRTVMQAIGVFPALVDFVMEIMSRLVSKQIWKYPKLWVGFLKCAILTKPQSYGVLLQLPAPQLENALSKNPTLKAPLAEHAEQPNIRSTLPRSTLVVLGLVEDQPQQPAATQAQSSQNQAVETSSSAADTATEVTQESSAAS; the protein is encoded by the exons GCGCCTCCACCACCTGCGCGACCTCCGCAGGGTGCCGCTCCCCAACCGCGTCGCGCGCATCGCCGACCTCCACACCGATGAGGCCAGCCCCGTGCGCAAGCTTGTCGCCGA GGTCATTGGTGAGCTTGGGTCAAAACACATGGTGTATCTACCTGATATGATCCCTTGTTTGCTGCACCTTCTGAATGATGAGACGCCTGCAGTTGTCAGGCAAGCTGTTAAGACAGGAACCAGCTTGTTTTCCAAAGTACTCCAAAAGCTAGTTATTGAG GGTTTATTCTCCACTGGAGGGATTGATGATGCACTTAAATCATCATGGGAATGGCTTCTCAAGTTCAAATCAGTTGTCTCGCACATGGCATTTCAG GCCATCGGCAATGAAGGTGTCAGGTTACTGGCTGTTAAGTTTGTTGAAAAAACAGTTCTTATGTACACACCAGATCCTAATGTCCCATCTGATCCGCCAACTGAAACTACAGAAG ATATGGGATTCAATGTAGCTTGGTTACGAGCAGGAGGTCACCCTTTGCTTAATGTTGGGGATCTGGCCATGGAAGCCAGCCAGAGTCTTGGATTGTTGCTAGAACAACTCAAGTCTCCTAAAGTAAAGTCACTCAGTACTTCCATGATCATCGTCTTCATTACTAG TCTCTCAGCTATTGCCCAAAGAAGGCCTTCCTTTTATGGACGCATACTGCCAGTTTTACTTTCCTTGGATCCAGCAAGTTCCATTATTAAATTGAGAGTCCCGGGTGCATTCCATGCCTTGAAGAGTGCCTTCTCTGCATGCCTGAAATGCACACATTCAAGTGCTGAGCCG TGGCGAGCACGCCTATTGGAAGCTCAAAATATTATCAACCAGGGGGATTCAATAGAAGATGCAGCAAATGCTGCTAAGAATTTTGGGGACACATCAAACAGGGAAGAATCGTGGCCTCTGATG GAGAGAAGCACTGACGGTAGTAACAAGCGTAGTCTGGCTGAAGACATGAATCATATGACAGAAGATGATCTCCACTCCACTAAAAGAGCCAGGCAATCATCTGATGCTAATGAACACAGTGAAGAGGCAAACAAGAGAAATGTTGAGTCGACGTCTGTTGATATCTCATCTAGCCAGCCCAGCTCTATAAGAACTGGGAATTCAGAAGCTGTGTATCAATTAATTGGTATGTTTGCTGCACTAGCTGCACAAGGTGACAGAGCAGCTGGATCACTGCAAATCCTTTCGTCCAGTATCGCTAGTGACTTACTAGCGGAGGTGGTAATGGTTAACATGCAACATCTCCCAATTTCTCGTCCTGAAGTTGACCAACAGCAGCTTCCTTCTACGAGCTCTGGAGATGGACTTCCATTTTCAAGTTTCTTCTTTCTGTTAGGGACTCTACTGAAG AGAGCGAACCAAATTGATCAAGATGAAGTGTCTCCAGTTAAAGAATCTGCGGTGGTGTCGTCTGTTGCTGATGACATCATGACAGTTCCTACTAGTTCACCTGTTCCTAGCTCAGTAAATCTACCTATCGAAGAGAACACTAACAGTCCAACAGTTCCATTATGTATAGAAACAACAGAGGCCAAAGTAAGCAGTGCAGGTGGCAATAGTTCGATTGATATTCCAGAATCATCAGAAGCTTCCCATGTCTCAACAGAGCCCCAGGGAACCCAAGAGCATGCTAGCACTTTTGTCGGTTCCTTTCCTGCTGATAATTCCTCAGCTGGGTTTAGTTTGGCACAATCGTCAGAAACTCGCAGCCCAAGCTCTTCTACAGTGGAAGCAAACCACTCACAGCTTTCATCCCTTAGTTCACAATATGTTCTTCCGAAGTTGGTTGTCAATAATATTGATCTTAGTGATGAGGCCAAAGATCTCCTTCAAAAAGAGGCGTTTGTGCGGATTCTTGAGAGTGATAAGCAAGAAGCATCTGGTGGTTCAATTGCTCGCCTTCCGTTGCTTGCTCACTTGGGTGTTGAG TTTCCTCTGGAATTGGACCCTTGGGAGATTCTCCAAAAGCACGTGCTCTCTGATTATGCGAATAATGAG GGGCATGAGTTGACTATATGCATCCTGAACCGGTTGTATCGTGAGGCAGAGCAGGATCAAGATTTTCTTTCATCTAGAACTGCTACATCAGTTTATGAATCCTTTCTTCTAAACATA GCTGAAAATCTTCGAGACATGTTTCCAGCTTCAGATAAGTCACTTGGCAAATTGCTTTGTGAGATACCATACTTACCAGAAGGTGTGCTGAAACTGCTCGAAGGTTTATGTTCTCCTGGAAGTAATGAGAAGCAGGACAAGGATATTCAGAGTGGTGATAGGGTAACTCAAGGTCTCAGTGCTGTCTGGAACCTTATCATGCTAAGACCTTCAAATCGGGACAGATGTCTGGAGATTGCTTTGCAG AGTTCAACTCATCATCTAGAGGAGGTCCGCATGAAGGCAATACGTTTG GTGGCAAATAAGTTATTTCCCATGGCAAGCATTTCCAAAAAGATTGAAGATTATGCAAATGAAAAACTTAATTCAGTGCTGGAAGTGATTCCATCTGGTGATTCTGCAACTACTGAAATGGCTACACCTGAAGCAGACAAA GATGTTGGTTTGGAAAACTTAACAGCTTCAGTGGCAGACACGCAAACTCTGATGTCTCTATACTTTGCATTGTGCACCAAG AAACATTCCCTTCTCAGACATGTATTTGCAATATATGGTAATCTACCGCAAGCTGCCAAGCAG GCAGTTCATCGACAAGTACCAATTCTGATACGCACAATAGGCTCCTCCTCTGATCTTCTTGGGATCATCTCAGATCCACCAGCTGACTGCCGGGACCTCCTCATGCAG GTTTTACAAACCCTCACTGATGCTGCGGTTCCATCCAAAGATCTGATTTCTTCCATAAAGATCTTATATTCTAAAACAAAG GATGTTGAGGTCCTTTTTGCAATCTTGGCTCATCTACCAAAAGATGAG GTTCTGCCTGTGTTCCCCAGTATTGTTAATCTTCCAATAGACAAGTTTCAAAGTGCCATTTCCCGAATCTTGCAG GGATCACCTCGGAATGGCCCTTCGCTTGATCCATCAGAAATTTTAATTGCAATTCATGTAATAGATCCTGATAAGGAAGGAATACCACTCAAAAAG GTTATGGATGCATGCTCTTCTTGCTTTGAGCAAAGAACAATATTTACCCAGCAAGTTCTGGCAAAAGCACTAAATCAACTG GTTGAACAGATTCCTCTTCCTTTGCTATTCATGAGGACTGTCATGCAAGCAATAGGTGTTTTTCCTGCATTG GTGGATTTTGTGATGGAGATCATGTCACGCCTTGTGAGCAAGCAG ATTTGGAAATATCCCAAGTTATGGGTAGGATTCCTGAAGTGTGCTATCTTGACAAAACCTCAGTCATATGGTGTGTTACTGCAG TTACCAGCTCCTCAACTTGAGAATGCCTTGAGTAAGAATCCGACACTGAAGGCACCCTTGGCTGAGCATGCCGAGCAGCCAAATATTCGATCAACTCTTCCAAG GTCTACCTTGGTGGTTCTGGGTCTTGTTGAAGATCAACCACAGCAACCAGCAGCAACACAAGCACAGAGCAGCCAAAACCAGGCTGTGGAAACCAGTAGCTCTGCTGCGGATACGGCTACAGAAGTAACTCAGGAATCTTCTGCTGCTAGCTAG
- the LOC136542836 gene encoding phosphoinositide phospholipase C 2-like, whose amino-acid sequence MGTTYKCCLIFKRRFHARDAPPPEDVRALFSLHAGGGPHMGADGLRRYLDATGGHHQVDDSEVERLLEQIRLQQHQGHRARLPRLARPPLALDDFHRYLFSHDLNPPLRHPAQVHHDMTRPLSHYFIYTGHNSYLTGNQLSSDCSDVPIIKALQRGVRVIELDMWPNSTKDDINILHGRTLTTPVSLIKCLISIKEYAFVASPYPVIITLEDHLPSELQEKVAKMVLEVFGDILYYPPGSDHLKEFPSPEQLKGRVLLSTKPPKEYLEAKADDTMKEGDADLHLGKGANDDAAWGKEVPDFQTEIQSAKKHDDDAPVHQRDDDDDDDEEEEEQQMQPHIAPQYKHLITIRAGKPKGSLADALKSDPEKVRRLSLSEQQLAKVAEDHATEIVRFTQRNILRIYPKGTRVTSSNYNPFIGWVHGAQMVAFNMQGYGRALWLMHGFYKANGGCGYVKKPDFLMQTEPQVFDPTEPQPVKKTLKVKVYMGDGWRMDFKQTHFDQYSPPDFYTRVGIAGVPADSVMKKTRAIEDNWMPVWEEEFSFPLTVPEIALLRVEVHEYDMSEKDDFGGQTVLPVSELRPGIRAVALFDRKGNKYNNVKLLMRFEFA is encoded by the exons atgggcACCACGTACAAGTGCTGCCTCATCTTCAAGCGCCGCTTCCACGCCCGCGACGCGCCGCCGCCCGAGGACGTCCGCGCCCTCTTCTCCCTCCACGCCGGCGGGGGTCCCCACATGGGCGCCGACGGCCTGCGACGCTACCTGGACGCCACGGGGGGCCACCACCAGGTGGACGACTCCGAGGTGGAGCGGCTgctggagcagatccgcctgcaGCAGCACCAGGGCCACCGCGCCCGCCTCCCGCGCCTCGCCCGCCCGCCCCTCGCCCTCGACGACTTCCACCGCTACCTCTTCTCGCACGACCTCAACCCGCCCCTCCGACACCCTGCGCAGGTGCACCACGACATGACGCGCCCGCTCTCCCACTACTTCATCTACACCGGGCACAACTCCTACCTCACCGGCAACCAGCTCAGCAGCGACTGCAGCGACGTCCCCATCATCAAGGCGCTGCAGAGAGGGGTCAGGGTCATCGAGCTCGACATGTGGCCAAATTCAACAAAGGACGACATCAACATCCTGCACGGCAG GACACTGACCACCCCAGTTTCGCTCATCAAATGCTTGATATCCATCAAAGAATATGCCTTCGTTGCATCTCCCTATCCTGTCATCATAACGCTTGAAGACCACCTTCCCTCTGAACTCCAGGAAAAAGTTGCCAAG ATGGTTCTTGAAGTATTTGGTGACATACTGTACTACCCGCCTGGCTCCGATCACCTCAAAGAATTCCCATCACCTGAACAACTCAAGGGCCGTGTCCTCCTCTCAACAAAGCCCCCCAAGGAGTACCTTGAAGCCAAGGCTGATGACACCATGAAAGAGGGTGATGCTGACCTCCATCTTGGCAAAGGAGCTAATGATGATGCCGCATGGGGAAAAGAAGTACCGGATTTTCAGACTGAGATCCAGTCTGCAAAAAAG CATGACGATGATGCCCCAGTACACCAAAgagacgatgatgacgacgacgatgaggaggaggaagaacagCAAATGCAGCCACATATAGCTCCACAGTATAAACACCTTATCACAATTAGGGCAGGGAAGCCAAAAGGCTCTCTAGCTGATGCCTTGAAGAGTGATCCAGAAAAAGTTAGGCGTCTCAGTTTGAGCGAGCAACAACTTGCCAAAGTGGCAGAGGATCACGCCACAGAAATTGTGAG GTTCACGCAGAGGAACATACTGAGGATATACCCGAAGGGCACTCGAGTCACTTCATCTAACTACAACCCGTTTATTGGTTGGGTGCATGGCGCTCAAATGGTGGCATTCAATATGCAG GGATATGGAAGAGCGCTTTGGCTAATGCACGGATTTTATAAAGCGAACGGTGGGTGCGGTTATGTGAAGAAGCCAGATTTCTTGATGCAGACAGAACCACAAGTCTTTGACCCAACAGAACCCCAACCTGTGAAGAAAACCTTGAAGGTGAAGGTCTACATGGGCGATGGGTGGCGAATGGACTTCAAGCAGACACACTTCGATCAATATTCTCCTCCAGATTTCTACACACGG GTTGGGATCGCTGGAGTCCCAGCAGACTCGGTGATGAAGAAGACCAGGGCGATCGAGGACAACTGGATGCCGGTGTGGGAGGAGGAGTTCAGCTTCCCGCTGACGGTCCCGGAGATCGCTCTGCTGCGGGTGGAAGTGCACGAGTACGACATGTCGGAGAAGGACGACTTCGGTGGGCAGACGGTGCTGCCGGTGTCGGAGCTGCGGCCGGGGATCCGGGCGGTGGCGCTCTTCGACCGCAAAGGGAACAAGTACAACAACGTGAAGCTTCTCATGCGTTTCGAGTTTGCTTAG